From the Candidatus Binatia bacterium genome, one window contains:
- a CDS encoding tetratricopeptide repeat protein: protein MPPLLRVLRTHLTLAVVAGNSLILAGCAVFRKPPDPWQQFPWTVELGPSQVEAKVEIPPEAPALGHFLKAQLALHDGELERAARELASAVAADPASPFLRRRLGLLYVRLGRLDEAREQLQAAVDLDPRDVHSRMLLAGLASAMGDEATAEREYEAVLAQEPANQEAHLFLGALRAKQGKYDQAIEVLEKLVRLNPSSLLAYAYLGRVYAAKQDFAAAERAFKEALRLSPGTENLLLDLAELYQMQNKPQEAIEIYQRMLQADPHSAVVRRRLGGLFVGQNRLDEALNEFKELEKIETDPQDTRTKIGLIYYEKGELEKAVTEFSLVLAADPQNYRVRYYLGAVFADLRDYDRAVAEFEQIPREAEFYADAQAQIGAIRQRQGRLDEAIAAVLRAIESKPDNDDLRTFLASLYREKGQLRKAIEILEQLVAKAPDNDRYHFTLGALYDEAKDKEACIRHMRKAIELNPENAPALNYLGYTFAEQGVNLDEAEDLIRRALKIEPNDGYYVDSLAWVYYQRGDYRKAIELLERAMELVSDDPTITEHLADAYLKVGRTQEALNLFQQALKRAKDRDQIRRLQAKIEALGGKPETAEQPPEKGSER from the coding sequence ATGCCGCCGCTCTTACGCGTTTTACGCACACACCTGACTCTCGCTGTCGTTGCGGGCAACTCCTTGATCCTCGCCGGGTGCGCAGTGTTTCGCAAACCTCCGGACCCTTGGCAACAATTTCCCTGGACGGTGGAACTGGGACCCTCGCAGGTAGAAGCAAAGGTGGAGATCCCGCCCGAGGCACCGGCTCTCGGTCACTTTCTCAAAGCCCAACTGGCATTGCACGATGGCGAGTTGGAGCGGGCGGCGCGGGAGCTGGCGAGTGCGGTGGCAGCCGATCCCGCTTCTCCGTTTTTGCGACGCCGGCTGGGGCTGCTGTACGTGCGGCTTGGCCGCCTCGACGAAGCTCGCGAGCAACTGCAGGCGGCGGTCGATCTCGACCCGCGAGATGTCCATTCCCGCATGCTGCTCGCAGGGCTGGCATCCGCGATGGGCGATGAAGCGACCGCGGAGCGTGAGTACGAAGCAGTACTGGCTCAAGAGCCAGCGAACCAGGAGGCCCACCTGTTCCTCGGGGCGCTGCGCGCCAAGCAGGGGAAGTATGATCAGGCGATCGAGGTTCTCGAGAAATTGGTTCGGCTCAATCCTTCGTCGTTGCTCGCTTACGCCTATCTTGGTCGTGTCTATGCCGCCAAGCAGGACTTTGCCGCAGCCGAACGTGCGTTTAAAGAGGCGCTGCGTTTAAGCCCGGGGACGGAAAATCTGCTCCTCGATCTTGCCGAGCTTTACCAGATGCAGAACAAACCGCAGGAGGCCATCGAAATTTATCAGCGCATGCTGCAGGCGGACCCGCACAGCGCCGTCGTCCGCCGCCGCTTGGGTGGCCTGTTTGTCGGTCAGAACCGCTTGGACGAGGCTCTGAACGAATTCAAGGAGCTCGAAAAAATCGAAACGGATCCGCAGGACACGCGCACTAAGATCGGCCTCATTTATTACGAGAAGGGTGAGCTGGAGAAGGCCGTTACCGAATTTTCTCTCGTGCTCGCTGCCGACCCGCAAAACTACCGGGTGCGGTACTACTTAGGGGCCGTGTTTGCCGACTTGCGCGACTACGACCGTGCAGTGGCCGAGTTCGAGCAAATCCCGCGCGAGGCCGAATTTTACGCTGACGCTCAGGCACAAATCGGTGCGATTCGCCAGCGGCAAGGGCGGCTCGACGAGGCAATCGCTGCTGTGCTGCGCGCAATCGAGTCCAAGCCGGACAATGACGATCTGCGCACCTTTTTGGCGTCGTTGTATCGCGAAAAGGGCCAACTGCGAAAGGCCATCGAAATTCTGGAGCAGCTCGTTGCTAAGGCTCCAGACAACGACCGGTATCATTTTACCCTGGGAGCATTGTACGACGAAGCCAAAGACAAAGAGGCGTGTATCCGCCACATGCGCAAGGCCATTGAGCTCAATCCGGAGAACGCCCCTGCATTGAACTACTTGGGGTACACCTTTGCGGAGCAAGGGGTGAACCTTGACGAGGCGGAAGACTTGATTCGCCGTGCCCTGAAGATCGAGCCCAACGACGGTTACTACGTGGATAGCCTGGCTTGGGTGTACTACCAGCGGGGCGATTATCGCAAAGCGATCGAGCTACTCGAACGCGCGATGGAGCTGGTGAGCGACGACCCCACGATCACCGAGCACCTCGCCGATGCCTACCTAAAGGTTGGCCGCACGCAGGAAGCACTGAATCTCTTTCAGCAGGCTCTCAAGCGCGCCAAAGATCGCGACCAGATTCGCCGCTTGCAGGCAAAAATCGAGGCACTCGGCGGTAAGCCGGAAACCGCTGAGCAGCCGCCGGAAAAGGGGAGCGAACGGTGA
- a CDS encoding ABC transporter substrate-binding protein yields the protein MTYWFSGLFAILLLAGCTRETPNNPSAEKNRPRLLTNATISDPKTFNPILSVDAASTAATADLFEGLVRTNPLTTEQEPLLAERWEVDETGTRWTFFLRRNVRWFDGQPFTAADVAFTFRVVFDDRVPNSLRHVLLVDGQAPKVEVVDDFTVLFTLPRPFAPFLNAVGIPIVPKHVLEPALNSGTFAQQWAIDTPPEKLIGTGPYKITRFIPAQFIEFQRNPDYWMRDENGAALPYLPGRVQLIVPDQDTMYLKFVAGQTDLHYPRPEEVPELRQKTETMQISVQEVGLDPGSTFVAFNRNPAHYIRDGKRDPRLDWFTDRNFLRAIAHAIDKQSMIVNCLNGYGKPAVAEISPENKLYHNPNLKEYEYDLDLARKYLEEGGYRDRDGDGWREDGRGNVLEFSLTTNAGNQVREKMCSILKEDWTKLGIKVNYRPLDFQALVEKLSTSYDWDAVLIGFTGTIEPNNSANFLRSSGNLHFWHPNQPEPATPWEAEIDRLLDQGSRELDPQKRRQYYWRIQEILHEELPIIMTVRDLRFVAYRKALQNFRPTVWGLYRPELIRFAE from the coding sequence GTGACCTACTGGTTCAGTGGGTTGTTTGCCATCCTCCTGTTGGCGGGGTGCACCCGCGAGACTCCCAACAACCCGAGTGCGGAGAAGAACCGCCCGCGTTTGCTCACGAATGCAACAATTAGCGATCCGAAGACCTTCAACCCGATTCTATCTGTCGACGCCGCCTCGACGGCCGCGACCGCAGATCTATTCGAAGGATTGGTGCGTACCAACCCGCTGACAACTGAACAGGAGCCCCTGCTCGCCGAGCGATGGGAGGTCGACGAAACGGGTACGAGATGGACCTTTTTCTTGCGCCGCAACGTTCGTTGGTTTGACGGCCAGCCATTCACCGCCGCCGATGTTGCATTCACGTTTCGTGTGGTATTTGACGACCGTGTCCCGAATAGCCTCCGACACGTGTTGTTGGTCGATGGCCAAGCGCCGAAAGTTGAGGTGGTTGACGATTTCACCGTGCTCTTTACCCTGCCGCGACCGTTTGCCCCGTTCCTCAATGCAGTGGGCATCCCCATCGTTCCCAAGCATGTGCTCGAGCCCGCACTGAACAGTGGAACCTTTGCCCAGCAGTGGGCCATCGACACGCCGCCGGAGAAGCTGATTGGAACGGGCCCTTATAAAATCACGCGTTTTATCCCCGCCCAGTTCATCGAATTCCAGCGTAATCCCGATTATTGGATGCGTGACGAGAACGGGGCCGCCTTGCCGTATTTGCCCGGTCGGGTGCAGTTGATCGTGCCGGATCAGGACACCATGTATCTGAAGTTCGTGGCCGGCCAAACGGATCTCCACTACCCCCGACCGGAAGAGGTTCCCGAACTGCGGCAAAAGACGGAGACCATGCAAATTTCCGTTCAGGAGGTTGGGCTGGATCCAGGCTCCACTTTCGTCGCATTCAACCGCAATCCCGCTCACTACATCCGCGACGGTAAGCGGGATCCCCGTTTGGATTGGTTTACGGATCGCAATTTCCTTCGCGCCATTGCCCATGCGATCGACAAACAGTCGATGATTGTGAACTGCCTCAATGGTTACGGAAAGCCCGCCGTTGCGGAGATCTCCCCCGAAAACAAGTTGTACCACAACCCGAATTTGAAGGAGTACGAGTACGACCTGGATTTGGCACGGAAGTATTTGGAAGAAGGTGGTTACCGGGATCGCGACGGTGATGGCTGGCGGGAGGACGGGCGTGGCAACGTGCTGGAATTCTCCCTGACGACAAACGCCGGCAACCAGGTCCGCGAGAAGATGTGCTCGATTTTGAAAGAGGATTGGACCAAGCTCGGAATCAAAGTGAACTACCGCCCGCTCGACTTCCAGGCCTTGGTGGAGAAGCTCAGCACCAGTTACGATTGGGATGCGGTGCTCATCGGTTTTACCGGAACGATCGAACCCAACAACAGCGCAAACTTTCTGCGCTCCAGTGGCAATTTGCACTTCTGGCACCCGAATCAGCCAGAGCCGGCAACACCGTGGGAGGCGGAGATTGACCGGCTTCTCGATCAGGGTTCGCGCGAGCTCGACCCGCAAAAGCGCCGCCAATATTACTGGCGCATTCAAGAAATCTTGCACGAAGAACTGCCGATCATCATGACGGTGCGGGACTTGCGGTTCGTTGCGTACCGGAAGGCGTTGCAAAACTTCCGTCCCACCGTGTGGGGCTTGTATCGGCCGGAACTCATTCGCTTCGCTGAGTGA
- a CDS encoding ABC transporter permease, producing MAGYLIRRLVQMVPLLFGITFLSFLIMNLAPGNFFTQLRMNPAISPELVRQLEEQFGYGDPLLVQYAKWVWRVLHFDLGMSVAYRVNVADLIGMRVGNTIILSVTSMLVAWGLAIPMGILVALRPHSWLDRSLSFAAFFWMSLPSFFFAFLLMYLALQTGWFPVGGSISVDYDQLDWWGKIVDRARHLVLPALILGTGGLASLMRLMRANILELKQADFVRTARAKGLPESVVVRRHILRNALNPFVTLAGAELGELIGGAALVEAVMNLQGMGTLILEAVQRLDTYVVMGSILIGSILLLVGNLLADLLLTVVDPRIDFTRLQREG from the coding sequence ATGGCAGGCTACCTGATCCGGCGCTTGGTCCAAATGGTCCCGCTGCTGTTCGGGATCACGTTTCTCTCCTTCCTCATCATGAACCTCGCGCCAGGGAATTTTTTCACTCAGTTGCGCATGAACCCCGCAATTTCCCCAGAGTTGGTCCGGCAGCTCGAAGAGCAGTTCGGTTATGGGGATCCCTTACTCGTGCAGTACGCTAAGTGGGTTTGGCGGGTTCTGCATTTCGATTTGGGAATGTCCGTGGCCTATCGCGTCAATGTGGCCGACCTCATCGGGATGCGGGTGGGAAACACGATCATCCTGTCCGTCACGAGCATGTTGGTTGCGTGGGGTTTAGCGATCCCGATGGGGATTCTTGTAGCCTTGCGGCCGCACTCGTGGCTCGACCGGAGTTTGTCGTTTGCAGCATTTTTTTGGATGTCGCTACCGAGTTTTTTCTTTGCCTTTCTCCTCATGTATCTCGCCTTGCAGACGGGTTGGTTCCCGGTAGGGGGGTCGATTTCCGTCGACTATGATCAACTCGACTGGTGGGGAAAAATCGTCGATCGCGCCCGGCACTTGGTTTTGCCTGCCTTGATCCTCGGCACCGGAGGTTTGGCGAGCTTGATGCGTCTCATGCGGGCAAACATTCTGGAACTTAAACAAGCGGATTTTGTGCGCACCGCCCGCGCCAAGGGTCTTCCCGAGTCGGTTGTCGTGCGGCGGCACATCCTGCGCAACGCGTTGAACCCGTTTGTGACCCTCGCCGGTGCGGAGCTCGGGGAGCTAATCGGGGGTGCGGCTTTGGTCGAGGCGGTGATGAACCTGCAGGGTATGGGCACGCTGATTTTGGAAGCCGTACAACGGCTCGATACGTATGTGGTCATGGGCTCGATCTTGATTGGTTCCATCCTCTTGCTCGTCGGAAATTTGCTTGCCGACTTGCTGCTGACCGTGGTGGACCCGCGCATCGATTTCACCCGTTTGCAGCGCGAGGGCTGA
- a CDS encoding ABC transporter permease, whose protein sequence is MTPTAATTARRHPGLVVCASAFVLASLYLMAIFAPWVAPYDYTEQMRAFPHCPPSALRINPPWRWQESILYTYPRKLVDPTTRQYEEDRSRRVPVVLLAYGRLFTTPPGEPRFFLFGTDSLGRDLFSRIVHGSRVSLFIGVIGVALSFTIGIFVGAVAGYWGGWVDNVLMRLVEVLMSLPSFYFLLALAAVIPPNIDPATTFVLIVVLMSFVRWAGFARIVRGMVASLREREYVQAARALGATRARVIIRHVIPGTFGYTITAATLSIPSFILGESALSLLGLGIQEPGASWGNLLASARNVQVLARYPWVLTPGLFIFATVMAFNFLGDYLRDRFDPRSSAA, encoded by the coding sequence GTGACCCCAACTGCCGCCACAACAGCGCGCCGTCATCCGGGGCTGGTCGTATGCGCCAGCGCGTTCGTTCTCGCGTCGTTGTACCTGATGGCCATCTTTGCGCCCTGGGTGGCGCCATACGACTACACCGAGCAAATGCGGGCGTTTCCGCACTGCCCGCCGTCGGCATTACGCATCAACCCGCCGTGGCGTTGGCAGGAATCGATTTTGTACACCTACCCGCGTAAGCTTGTGGATCCCACCACCCGCCAATACGAGGAGGATCGCTCCCGGCGCGTGCCAGTGGTGCTGCTGGCCTACGGCCGTTTGTTTACCACCCCACCGGGCGAGCCGCGCTTTTTCTTGTTCGGTACCGATAGCTTGGGGCGCGATTTGTTCTCCCGCATCGTTCATGGCTCGCGTGTGAGCCTGTTCATTGGTGTGATCGGCGTGGCCCTGAGCTTCACGATCGGGATTTTTGTTGGTGCCGTTGCCGGCTACTGGGGCGGCTGGGTGGACAACGTGCTCATGCGGCTGGTGGAAGTCCTCATGTCCCTCCCTTCGTTTTATTTCTTGCTCGCGCTCGCCGCGGTCATTCCACCGAACATCGATCCGGCAACCACCTTCGTGTTGATTGTCGTGTTGATGAGCTTCGTGCGCTGGGCGGGATTCGCTCGCATTGTGCGGGGGATGGTCGCCTCCTTGCGCGAGCGCGAATATGTGCAGGCTGCGCGCGCCCTTGGTGCCACTCGGGCTCGGGTGATCATCCGCCATGTCATTCCCGGCACGTTTGGGTACACAATCACCGCTGCGACTTTGAGCATCCCAAGCTTCATTCTCGGGGAAAGCGCGCTCTCGCTCCTCGGCTTGGGCATTCAAGAGCCAGGGGCGAGCTGGGGCAATCTATTGGCCTCGGCTCGGAACGTGCAGGTGTTGGCCCGGTACCCGTGGGTACTGACGCCCGGCTTGTTTATCTTCGCCACGGTCATGGCGTTTAACTTCCTCGGGGATTACTTGCGCGACCGCTTCGATCCCCGCAGCAGTGCTGCCTAG